Proteins encoded by one window of Polaribacter haliotis:
- a CDS encoding alpha-L-fucosidase, whose protein sequence is MKIKNCLFIIPILLFSVFGNAQNTTDDLRLYDKFEPISSDNIFKTEGYYNWGTSIIKGNDGEYHMFYSRWKREYSFYGWLTHSEIAHATSKNPAGPWKFKETVLEGARKNRWDAITAHNPKIKYFEGKYYLYYIATNFGDKPFTEKELVETALTGYSHPNWNILRVNQRTGVAVSNSINGPWKTMDKPLIEPTGPITTLTVNPAIDRGKDGKYYLIVKGDKPNDKNFVRNQAMSISDSPLGPFEIQEKPVIDYIDTEDMSLWYDETRERFYGVFHAHGFIGMVTSKDGINWKKSNEYVLMPKKVKMADGSELIADRLERPFIYHENGKPKVLSLTVKKGDESYSIFIPIKENKYPVPNKRQVAWQEAELGVVFHYDLHVFDGIKYGQGGNRIDPIPNYQIFNPQELDTDQWVKSAKDAGAKFAILTATHETGFALYQSDVNPYSLKALKWKDGKGDIVADFVASCKKYGIKPGIYLGIRWNSFMGVHNFNVNGEGAFRENRQKWYNKMVEGMVKEICTKYGELFEIWFDGGADHPDNGAPDVLPIVRKYQPNCLFYHNGQLAEARWGGSESGTVGYPNWSTFPYISTGSGENAQKDIYKDNYKLLKQGDKNGEFWVPAMADTPLRGYNGRHEWFWEPGDEAHIFPVEDLMDMYYKSIGRNSTLIMGLTPNPDGLMPEPDVKRLKEWGDEIKRRFQNPIASTSGKGKKITLKLNKKTPINHVIIQEDITKGERIRSYIVEGLINGKWTILTKGESIGNKRIQQFKTVEVNKIRLKILKADREPQIKNLSVYNVKISNK, encoded by the coding sequence ATGAAAATAAAGAACTGCCTTTTTATTATTCCAATTTTACTTTTTTCTGTTTTTGGAAATGCCCAAAATACTACAGACGATTTACGTTTGTATGATAAATTCGAGCCAATTTCTTCGGATAACATTTTTAAAACTGAAGGATATTACAATTGGGGAACCTCTATCATTAAAGGAAATGATGGAGAATACCACATGTTTTATTCCAGATGGAAAAGAGAATATTCATTTTATGGCTGGTTAACACATTCAGAAATTGCACACGCGACTTCTAAAAATCCTGCTGGCCCATGGAAATTTAAAGAAACCGTTTTAGAAGGTGCAAGAAAAAATAGGTGGGATGCAATTACAGCACACAATCCTAAAATAAAGTATTTCGAAGGGAAGTATTATCTGTATTATATTGCCACTAATTTTGGAGATAAACCATTTACAGAAAAGGAATTGGTAGAAACTGCACTCACAGGATATAGTCACCCTAATTGGAACATTTTACGTGTAAATCAGCGAACAGGAGTTGCAGTATCAAACTCAATTAACGGGCCTTGGAAAACAATGGACAAACCTTTAATTGAGCCTACTGGACCAATAACTACACTTACAGTAAACCCTGCAATCGATAGAGGGAAAGATGGTAAATATTATTTAATTGTAAAAGGAGATAAACCTAATGATAAGAATTTTGTTAGAAATCAGGCAATGTCGATTTCAGATTCGCCTTTAGGACCTTTCGAAATACAAGAAAAACCGGTTATAGATTATATAGATACTGAAGATATGTCTCTTTGGTATGATGAAACAAGGGAACGTTTTTATGGCGTTTTTCATGCCCATGGATTTATTGGAATGGTTACTTCTAAAGATGGTATCAATTGGAAAAAATCTAACGAATATGTTTTAATGCCGAAAAAAGTAAAAATGGCAGATGGTTCAGAATTGATTGCAGATAGATTAGAAAGACCATTTATTTATCATGAAAATGGAAAGCCTAAAGTGTTAAGTTTAACAGTGAAAAAAGGAGATGAATCTTACAGTATTTTTATTCCTATAAAAGAAAATAAATATCCTGTTCCAAATAAAAGACAAGTTGCTTGGCAAGAGGCAGAATTGGGTGTGGTTTTTCATTACGATTTGCATGTTTTTGATGGTATAAAATATGGTCAAGGAGGAAATAGAATAGATCCAATTCCAAATTATCAAATTTTTAATCCGCAAGAATTAGATACAGATCAATGGGTAAAATCTGCCAAAGATGCTGGTGCCAAATTTGCGATTTTAACTGCAACTCACGAAACGGGTTTTGCTTTGTATCAATCAGATGTAAATCCTTATAGTTTAAAAGCTTTAAAGTGGAAAGATGGAAAAGGAGATATTGTTGCAGATTTTGTGGCTTCTTGTAAAAAATACGGAATAAAACCAGGAATTTATTTAGGAATTCGTTGGAATTCATTTATGGGAGTTCATAATTTTAATGTAAATGGAGAAGGTGCATTTAGAGAGAATCGTCAGAAATGGTACAACAAAATGGTAGAAGGAATGGTGAAAGAAATTTGCACCAAATATGGAGAGCTTTTTGAAATTTGGTTCGATGGAGGAGCAGATCATCCAGATAATGGAGCACCAGATGTGTTGCCAATTGTAAGAAAATACCAACCAAATTGTTTGTTTTATCATAATGGACAATTGGCGGAAGCACGTTGGGGAGGCTCTGAATCTGGAACTGTTGGTTACCCAAACTGGTCTACATTCCCATATATTTCTACAGGTTCTGGAGAAAATGCACAAAAAGATATTTATAAAGACAATTATAAATTATTAAAACAAGGAGACAAAAATGGTGAATTTTGGGTTCCAGCAATGGCAGATACTCCTTTAAGAGGTTATAATGGTCGCCACGAATGGTTTTGGGAACCAGGTGATGAAGCACATATTTTTCCAGTGGAAGATTTAATGGATATGTATTACAAATCTATTGGAAGAAATTCAACATTAATTATGGGATTAACTCCAAATCCTGATGGATTAATGCCAGAACCAGATGTAAAAAGATTGAAGGAATGGGGAGACGAAATTAAAAGACGTTTCCAAAACCCAATTGCTTCAACATCTGGAAAAGGGAAAAAAATAACCTTAAAATTGAATAAAAAAACACCAATTAATCATGTAATTATTCAGGAAGATATTACAAAAGGAGAACGTATTAGAAGTTATATTGTTGAAGGTTTAATCAATGGAAAATGGACGATTCTTACAAAAGGCGAAAGTATTGGAAATAAAAGAATACAACAATTTAAAACAGTAGAAGTCAATAAAATTAGACTCAAAATTTTAAAAGCGGACAGAGAACCTCAAATAAAAAATTTGAGTGTTTATAATGTAAAAATATCTAATAAATAA
- a CDS encoding alpha-L-fucosidase: protein MKNLFSVFLLILVVFSCTNSNKEILPIPSTKPNKAQLKQIERKYGMFIHFGINTFHDMEWTDGSKPTESYNPTEIDAEQWIKTAKDAGMKYVILITKHHDGFCLWDSKYTEYDVANSGNKTNVIEAVAKACKKYDIGLGLYYSLWDRNKNGDVKDVSLDVDYNKYTINQLNELMDITEKYTDIVEFWFDGGWVKENNRWPIKDIYQTIKSREPECQVGVNWTIGLPENPDHHPVLPADQKEGFPIRYFPSDFRLGDPYLPAKNDPKVFTNEGKEYYMPWESTICISQRWFYNTKDTIFKPVDKLADLYKEATAQDNILILNCPPNREGKIREKDVELLLELKKEIKK, encoded by the coding sequence ATGAAAAATTTATTTTCAGTATTTCTTTTAATCCTTGTTGTATTTTCATGTACAAATAGCAATAAAGAAATCTTGCCAATTCCATCTACGAAACCAAATAAAGCGCAATTAAAACAAATTGAACGCAAATATGGAATGTTTATCCATTTTGGAATTAATACCTTCCATGATATGGAATGGACTGATGGTTCCAAACCAACAGAATCTTATAATCCTACAGAAATTGATGCAGAACAATGGATTAAAACTGCCAAAGATGCTGGAATGAAATACGTTATTTTAATTACCAAACATCATGATGGATTTTGTTTATGGGACAGTAAATACACAGAATACGATGTTGCAAATTCAGGAAATAAAACAAATGTAATAGAAGCAGTTGCAAAGGCTTGTAAAAAATACGATATCGGTTTAGGGCTGTATTATTCTTTGTGGGACAGAAATAAAAATGGCGATGTAAAAGATGTTTCTTTAGATGTAGATTATAATAAATACACCATAAATCAGCTAAATGAATTAATGGATATTACTGAAAAATATACTGATATTGTAGAGTTTTGGTTTGATGGAGGTTGGGTAAAAGAAAACAATCGTTGGCCAATTAAAGATATTTATCAAACAATAAAATCAAGAGAACCAGAATGTCAAGTTGGTGTGAATTGGACGATTGGGCTTCCAGAAAATCCAGATCATCATCCAGTATTACCAGCAGATCAAAAAGAAGGATTCCCAATAAGATATTTTCCAAGTGATTTTAGATTGGGCGACCCTTACTTACCTGCAAAAAACGATCCTAAAGTTTTTACAAATGAAGGAAAAGAATATTACATGCCTTGGGAATCAACGATTTGTATTAGTCAGCGATGGTTTTACAATACCAAAGACACTATTTTTAAACCTGTAGATAAATTAGCAGATTTGTACAAAGAAGCAACTGCACAAGACAATATTTTAATTCTGAATTGTCCGCCAAATCGTGAAGGAAAAATTAGAGAAAAGGATGTAGAATTGTTATTAGAATTGAAGAAGGAAATCAAAAAATAA
- a CDS encoding GDSL-type esterase/lipase family protein, whose amino-acid sequence MRYFRFYRLLLLSLLFITCKEQETKKQEPLKIACIGDSITYGAGIENREQNAYPQQLQVLLGDGFNVKNFGVNGNTLLKKGDYPYWKSNTYQEALAFKPDIVFIKLGTNDSKLQNRVHLDSDFVSNYKELINSFKEKNKKTRIVLLLPVPSYAQDTSRIWNPVIKNKIIPLTQKVAFETGSEMIDLYHLFVNEPKLFPDKIHPSALGATRMAKRVYESVIQKVENNNKGFNFSKVDKKSESNFYGYKQTNFNFKNIPCKIVTPKRIAKGKPWVLRARFWGHEPQTDIALLDRGFHIVYCDVANLFGNNEAVNRWNNFYDLMIESGFSKKVVLEGMSRGGLIIYNWAVENPEKVACIYADAPVLDGSSWPGGKGEGVGSKGDWQNFKNVYGITSEFEMAGFRGNPIHKIEAIAKGGFPMFHVCGDADKVVPVHENTKIFEKKIKEAGGKIEVIYKEDVGHHPHSLENPTPIVNFILQSTSKIQN is encoded by the coding sequence ATGAGATATTTTCGATTTTATAGACTATTGCTTCTAAGTTTACTTTTTATTACTTGTAAAGAACAAGAAACAAAAAAGCAAGAACCCTTAAAAATTGCTTGTATTGGAGACAGTATTACTTATGGAGCAGGAATCGAAAATAGAGAACAAAATGCTTATCCACAGCAATTGCAAGTATTATTAGGCGATGGTTTTAATGTCAAAAATTTTGGAGTAAATGGAAATACTTTATTAAAAAAAGGAGACTATCCATATTGGAAATCCAATACATACCAAGAAGCTTTAGCCTTTAAACCAGATATTGTTTTTATTAAATTAGGCACAAATGATAGCAAATTGCAAAATAGAGTTCATTTAGATTCCGATTTTGTTAGTAATTACAAAGAACTTATCAATTCATTTAAAGAGAAAAATAAAAAGACAAGAATCGTTTTGTTGTTGCCAGTTCCTTCCTATGCACAAGATACTTCACGAATTTGGAATCCAGTTATAAAGAATAAAATAATTCCATTAACTCAAAAAGTAGCATTCGAAACTGGTAGTGAAATGATTGATTTATATCATTTATTTGTGAATGAACCTAAATTATTTCCAGATAAAATTCATCCATCAGCTTTGGGGGCAACTCGAATGGCAAAAAGGGTTTATGAATCTGTAATTCAAAAAGTTGAAAATAATAATAAAGGTTTTAATTTTTCAAAAGTTGATAAAAAAAGTGAATCTAATTTTTATGGTTACAAGCAAACCAATTTCAATTTTAAAAATATTCCCTGTAAAATAGTAACTCCAAAAAGAATTGCAAAAGGCAAACCTTGGGTTTTACGTGCACGTTTTTGGGGGCATGAACCGCAAACCGATATCGCCCTTTTAGACAGAGGTTTTCATATTGTTTATTGTGATGTTGCTAATTTATTCGGAAATAATGAAGCTGTAAATCGTTGGAATAATTTTTATGATTTAATGATTGAAAGCGGTTTCTCTAAAAAAGTAGTTTTAGAAGGTATGAGTAGAGGAGGGTTAATTATTTATAATTGGGCAGTCGAAAATCCAGAGAAAGTTGCCTGTATTTATGCAGATGCACCAGTTTTAGATGGTTCAAGTTGGCCAGGTGGAAAAGGTGAAGGAGTAGGAAGCAAAGGAGATTGGCAAAATTTTAAAAACGTTTATGGAATTACTTCCGAATTTGAAATGGCTGGTTTTAGAGGAAATCCGATTCATAAAATAGAGGCTATTGCAAAAGGAGGTTTCCCAATGTTTCATGTTTGTGGAGATGCAGATAAAGTTGTTCCTGTTCATGAAAATACAAAAATATTTGAAAAAAAAATAAAAGAGGCAGGTGGAAAAATAGAAGTAATTTATAAAGAAGATGTTGGGCACCATCCACATAGTTTAGAAAATCCAACACCAATTGTAAATTTTATATTACAATCAACTAGCAAAATACAAAATTAA
- a CDS encoding alpha-L-fucosidase: protein MKHLKQTFFKISIILFLFLAPNFYAQEKKTNSGKEKKELGMNEMWGSQKVKSNNSLRGKNFIDGNYAMFIHWGLYSQLANKWKGKTYYGIGEWLMHKDLAGVPADEYMEVAKDFNPTKFDADAFVSLAKNAGMKYIIITSKHHDGFAMFDTKVSDFNVVKATPYGKDLMKQLAEACKKQEMGFGFYYSHNQDWTEPGGNGGPKTNAKGEAVTFDDYFKNKCLPQVIELTKNYGDIELIWFDTPGNMPKKYVEELVQVVRKYQPKALVSGRAGHGLGDYTTLGDMEIPNKNHEGLWETVDVINDSWGYAWYDQNWKTPKDILERLISTVARGGTYMVNIGPKGDGTIPIQSTKALLNAGKWIKKYPNVVYGAEASPWKHKLPWGDVTKKGNSLYLSIYKWPIDGELYLPGLQSNIESCTIQTKKGNIALKVQKINGWTKINLPSNRPEKLVSVVTLKLNEPPKVISTLGIDPVIETELLAEFATASDAKKDHKYWMEKFGEWKATAHIHSFKEYGKAYWKVDVLKPGYYQVELDYAGEGRLVWSVETDDNEQMQNQQNSSQIYAYHSIGWLKFKKSGKHKIAVSLVEGNAEKASLRAIKLIPVVLD, encoded by the coding sequence ATGAAGCATTTAAAACAAACATTTTTTAAAATTTCGATTATACTATTCCTTTTTTTGGCACCTAATTTTTACGCACAAGAGAAAAAAACGAATTCTGGAAAAGAGAAAAAGGAATTAGGAATGAACGAAATGTGGGGTTCACAAAAAGTAAAATCGAACAATTCTCTTCGAGGAAAAAATTTTATTGATGGTAATTACGCCATGTTTATTCATTGGGGATTGTATTCTCAATTAGCTAATAAATGGAAAGGAAAAACCTATTATGGAATTGGAGAATGGCTGATGCATAAAGACTTGGCAGGAGTACCAGCAGATGAATATATGGAAGTTGCAAAAGATTTTAACCCTACAAAATTCGATGCAGATGCTTTTGTTTCTTTGGCAAAAAATGCTGGAATGAAGTATATTATTATCACCAGTAAACATCATGATGGTTTTGCAATGTTCGATACAAAAGTGTCCGATTTTAATGTCGTGAAAGCCACACCTTATGGAAAAGATTTAATGAAACAATTAGCGGAAGCTTGTAAAAAACAAGAAATGGGATTCGGTTTTTACTATTCTCATAATCAAGATTGGACAGAACCTGGTGGAAATGGAGGTCCAAAAACAAATGCGAAAGGAGAAGCTGTTACTTTCGACGATTATTTCAAAAATAAATGTTTGCCACAAGTTATAGAGTTGACAAAAAATTATGGTGATATTGAACTAATTTGGTTTGATACCCCAGGAAATATGCCTAAAAAATATGTAGAGGAATTAGTACAAGTCGTTCGTAAATACCAACCAAAAGCATTAGTTTCTGGTAGAGCTGGGCATGGCTTGGGAGATTATACGACTTTGGGCGATATGGAAATTCCGAATAAAAACCACGAGGGTTTGTGGGAAACTGTAGATGTAATAAACGATTCTTGGGGCTATGCTTGGTATGACCAAAATTGGAAAACGCCTAAAGATATTTTGGAGCGTTTAATTTCTACAGTTGCCAGAGGAGGAACCTATATGGTAAATATAGGTCCAAAAGGAGATGGAACCATTCCAATACAAAGTACAAAGGCATTATTAAATGCGGGAAAATGGATAAAAAAATATCCAAATGTGGTGTATGGAGCAGAAGCTTCGCCTTGGAAACACAAATTACCTTGGGGAGATGTTACTAAAAAAGGTAACAGTTTGTATTTATCAATTTATAAATGGCCTATAGATGGCGAGTTGTATTTACCAGGATTACAATCTAATATTGAGTCTTGTACAATTCAAACTAAAAAAGGAAATATTGCTTTAAAAGTTCAGAAAATTAATGGTTGGACTAAAATAAATCTGCCTTCAAATCGTCCTGAAAAGTTAGTTTCTGTAGTTACTTTAAAACTAAATGAACCACCAAAAGTAATAAGTACACTTGGTATAGATCCAGTTATTGAAACGGAATTATTAGCAGAATTTGCAACTGCAAGTGATGCTAAAAAAGACCATAAATATTGGATGGAAAAATTTGGTGAATGGAAAGCAACAGCACATATTCATAGTTTTAAAGAATATGGAAAAGCGTATTGGAAAGTGGATGTTTTAAAACCGGGTTATTATCAAGTTGAATTAGATTATGCTGGCGAAGGAAGATTGGTTTGGTCTGTGGAAACAGATGATAATGAGCAAATGCAAAATCAGCAAAACTCATCTCAAATTTATGCGTATCATTCTATTGGTTGGTTGAAATTCAAAAAATCTGGAAAACATAAAATAGCGGTTTCTTTGGTGGAAGGAAATGCAGAAAAAGCAAGTTTAAGAGCCATTAAACTTATACCAGTAGTATTAGATTAA
- a CDS encoding sulfatase-like hydrolase/transferase, translating to MKKTFGVFVFIMILFLGCKQQSKKEKSQISINKKPNIIFLFSDDQTFKAVHALGNKEIITPTMDKLVAEGTTFTHAYNMGGWNGAICVASRAMIISGRSIWRAQQISGNYSKNEDLDKTWPRLMEVQGYETYMTGKWHVNAKADSIFNHVGHVLRGMPFDTPEGYNRPKSKNDTLWKPWKKEFGGYWKGGKHWSELVKDDAVSFINDASKKENPFFMYIAFNAPHDPRQSPKKYVDMYSLKDISIPESFMPEYPYAESMGAGKNLRDEKLAPFPRTEYSVKVNRQEYYAITTHLDDQIKDILNILEEKGLKENTYIFFTADHGLAIGEHGLIGKQNMYDHSMRVPLMVVGPNIPKGKKIDEDIYLQDVMATALEIAGIAKPKYIEFNSFLDLAKTAHSAKKYDAIYGTYEKASQRMIRKDGFKLILYPKSKTILLYDLENDPNELNNLSGDKKYQNKVKQLFNELIQMQKNMGDPLDLKEAFSI from the coding sequence ATGAAAAAAACATTCGGCGTTTTCGTTTTTATAATGATTCTCTTTTTAGGTTGCAAACAACAATCTAAAAAAGAAAAATCTCAGATTTCAATAAATAAAAAACCGAATATTATTTTTTTGTTTTCCGACGATCAAACCTTTAAAGCAGTTCATGCTTTAGGGAACAAAGAAATTATAACACCAACTATGGATAAGTTGGTTGCAGAAGGCACCACTTTTACGCACGCTTATAATATGGGAGGCTGGAATGGCGCTATTTGTGTTGCATCCAGAGCAATGATTATTAGCGGAAGATCCATTTGGAGAGCACAACAAATTTCTGGAAATTACTCTAAAAATGAAGATTTAGATAAAACCTGGCCAAGGTTAATGGAAGTTCAAGGTTATGAAACTTATATGACAGGAAAATGGCACGTAAATGCAAAAGCAGATTCTATTTTTAACCATGTTGGGCATGTATTAAGAGGAATGCCATTTGACACTCCAGAAGGATATAATCGTCCGAAATCTAAAAATGATACACTTTGGAAACCGTGGAAAAAAGAATTTGGTGGCTATTGGAAAGGTGGAAAACATTGGAGTGAATTGGTAAAAGACGATGCTGTTTCGTTTATAAACGACGCTTCGAAAAAAGAGAATCCGTTTTTTATGTACATCGCTTTTAATGCACCACATGATCCTCGACAATCTCCCAAAAAGTATGTAGATATGTATTCTTTAAAAGACATTTCTATTCCTGAAAGTTTTATGCCAGAATATCCGTATGCAGAATCTATGGGAGCAGGTAAAAATTTACGAGATGAAAAATTAGCACCTTTTCCAAGAACGGAATATTCAGTAAAAGTAAACAGGCAAGAATATTACGCAATTACCACTCATTTAGACGATCAAATAAAAGATATTTTAAACATTTTAGAAGAAAAAGGGCTCAAAGAAAATACTTATATTTTCTTTACAGCAGACCATGGTTTAGCAATTGGCGAACATGGCTTAATTGGAAAACAAAATATGTACGACCATAGTATGAGAGTGCCTTTAATGGTTGTGGGACCCAATATTCCTAAAGGGAAAAAGATTGATGAAGATATATATTTACAAGATGTAATGGCGACTGCCTTGGAAATTGCTGGTATTGCAAAACCAAAGTATATTGAATTTAATAGTTTTTTAGATTTAGCAAAAACTGCACATTCAGCAAAAAAGTACGATGCTATTTATGGCACTTACGAAAAAGCATCACAAAGAATGATTCGTAAAGATGGTTTTAAACTGATTTTATATCCGAAATCGAAAACAATATTGCTTTATGATTTAGAAAATGATCCCAATGAATTGAATAATTTATCTGGAGATAAAAAATATCAAAATAAAGTTAAACAACTGTTTAATGAATTAATTCAGATGCAAAAAAATATGGGCGATCCATTAGATTTAAAAGAAGCATTCTCAATTTAA
- a CDS encoding DUF3078 domain-containing protein has translation MKKLTTLLMIVFLGFASTAQTKEELKEEQAPKKAQIAKLQGEVKAIQAKIDALPGWRKGAFGTVGGSLSGFNNWYSRSAPTASAGNIGITVNGFANLIEKDFFWRNAATVNLGWVKLDEKGVSGDEGFDTATDVFTISSLYGRRISKTWALSALAEYRTTIIDNFNDPGYLDFGAGATWTPTDNLVVVIHPGNYNFVFSSGETVFESSLGAKIVADYTKKYNKLSVKSNLSVFQSYKSSDFSNWTWTNSFGYTIWKGIGVGFELGLRKNKQEALSNAIDVNAALPVPGATPTFDSVDNKLQSYYLFGMNYAF, from the coding sequence ATGAAAAAATTAACAACCTTATTAATGATTGTTTTCTTAGGTTTTGCATCCACTGCACAAACTAAAGAAGAATTAAAAGAAGAACAAGCTCCTAAAAAAGCGCAGATTGCAAAATTACAAGGAGAAGTAAAAGCGATTCAAGCTAAAATAGATGCACTTCCTGGATGGAGAAAAGGTGCTTTTGGTACTGTTGGTGGAAGTCTTTCTGGCTTTAACAATTGGTACTCTAGGTCTGCACCAACTGCATCTGCAGGAAATATTGGTATTACTGTAAATGGTTTTGCGAATTTAATTGAGAAAGATTTCTTTTGGAGAAATGCTGCCACTGTAAATTTAGGTTGGGTAAAATTAGATGAGAAAGGTGTTTCTGGAGACGAAGGTTTTGATACTGCAACAGATGTTTTTACAATTTCTTCTTTATATGGTAGAAGAATAAGTAAAACCTGGGCTTTATCTGCTTTAGCTGAATACAGAACAACAATTATCGATAATTTTAACGATCCAGGATATTTAGATTTTGGTGCTGGTGCAACTTGGACACCTACAGATAACTTGGTAGTTGTAATACACCCAGGAAACTACAATTTTGTATTTAGTAGTGGAGAGACTGTTTTTGAATCTTCTTTGGGTGCTAAAATTGTTGCAGACTACACAAAAAAATATAATAAATTAAGTGTAAAATCGAATCTATCTGTTTTCCAAAGTTATAAGTCTTCAGATTTTTCTAACTGGACTTGGACAAACTCTTTTGGTTATACAATTTGGAAAGGAATTGGTGTAGGTTTCGAATTGGGTTTACGTAAAAACAAACAAGAAGCTTTAAGTAATGCTATTGATGTTAATGCAGCATTACCTGTTCCTGGAGCAACTCCAACTTTCGATTCTGTAGATAACAAATTACAATCTTATTACTTATTTGGAATGAACTATGCTTTCTAA